A genomic segment from Danio aesculapii chromosome 17, fDanAes4.1, whole genome shotgun sequence encodes:
- the luzp1 gene encoding leucine zipper protein 1 — translation MTDTTNRHLRHKLQSLGRRLDELEEAKGKLQKAEDELLDIQDKIIQAEGSNSSLLTDVETMRKRLLKIEGKDEEVRKAEDLCREVREKLDQEEKLTKDFKVEIERLQRRMTELEKLEEAFGKSKSDCTQLCLSLNEEKNLTKKLAAELDALKARVKEVDASEGRLDRAEKSLTAEMEKLKSLTQTFINERKRLLEKQKEDDKIILRLTEKLERQKNKVGTTDHSRTDSRDLRIEDELSSGLTCKLARKKSLDYLKHSDDLDLRNESENEKNCLEGQEDNKVKDLSQEVERLKNRLKQMELVEEDLRNMESKNAELIEKYQQERNRSQALHDQVEQMRMELNVCSTSNGNSAITTTTKVLENGKAENEEFNVRGGFRQEKPKFLNRSPAASEQVTSKYKSRDSSPQQRRETKLRNKDLCHSRESSPKTVRRTLSPAHNVRKGQKTGASNTSDNGTRDGKKEEKIASASSCALSESKKVSVLSRYPPAANDQKSWRPSVKQNDSDCKKSRVEKLPKCPGSDNESSNSDATHLNSARATIIASPEKGLAEPESLDQDTSAVLSLSKANGSYTAYRSHVSPSFLTDHGSDGHSSASETESTGSRKSVGEQSDPLVSSTSGRTSKYTRYSRLQDSYSDASSKSPFSEEQQRPLTEEEEAQETMHSSSGIEVRRVCSPRESLQSKAVIKQAIVEIDRKEVMSGGTTEALTTSGKPKISTKPVLTSKMTSSITFYPNDPSSSRTSSRSSSLSSEPPSKERHTSTSNIVIGPSSEHRGSISIPYEISIPKSELTLRQSETDTDFSEPHSYLETAPFEATLLSQNSFSLQSSDASDFNNDIESGFESSSSSTTVTSWRSHPHNHLSYDDSLSEMRNITVRSTWKSRGAASVDESVQAPRQDGSEDESESTNTWRAYRATTVLDTPSNSSMGANCANKPSPAEVYMRRINNSASSVPEPGRRNKKTPSPERAIAHEPVSAQQLQPRVRKQPLSVDDRDPALSSWRRQPAGDLDSYDRPGSRGAWSSRNRTADGSRSWSNRHLDN, via the coding sequence ATGACAGACACAACAAATCGCCATCTGAGACACAAGTTGCAGAGCTTAGGACGGCGTCTGGATGAACTTGAAGAGGCCAAAGGCAAGTTACAGAAAGCTGAAGATGAACTTCTTGACATTCAGGACAAAATCATTCAGGCTGAAGGGAGTAATTCCTCATTGCTCACAGATGTGGAAACAATGCGAAAGAGATTACTCAAAATTGAAGGTAAAGATGAGGAGGTCAGGAAAGCAGAGGATCTTTGTCGTGAGGTTAGGGAGAAATTAGATCAGGAGGAGAAACTTACTAAGGATTTTAAAGTGGAGATTGAACGTCTTCAGCGCAGAATGACTGAACTTGAGAAACTTGAAGAGGCTTTTGGCAAAAGCAAGTCAGACTGTACCCAGTTGTGCCTTAGTCTTAATGAGGAGAAAAACCTGACTAAAAAGCTTGCAGCAGAGCTTGATGCTTTGAAGGCCCGTGTAAAGGAAGTGGATGCCTCTGAAGGTCGACTAGACAGGGCAGAGAAATCTCTCACTGCAGAGATGGAGAAACTAAAAAGTCTCACTCAGACATTCATCAACGAACGCAAAAGGCTTCTGGAAAAGCAAAAAGAGGATGACAAAATCATACTCAGGTTGACTGAGAAGCTTGAACGTCAAAAAAATAAAGTAGGCACAACAGACCACAGCCGAACTGATTCTAGAGATCTTCGAATTGAGGATGAGTTGTCATCAGGCCTTACATGCAAACTGGCCAGGAAGAAGAGTCTTGACTACTTGAAGCATTCAGATGACCTTGATTTGAGAAATGAGTCAGAGAATGAGAAAAATTGCTTAGAAGGTCAGGAAGATAATAAGGTTAAAGACCTCAGTCAGGAAGTGGAAAGACTGAAGAATCGTTTGAAGCAGATGGAGTTAGTGGAGGAGGACTTGAGGAACATGGAATCCAAGAATGCTGAACTCATAGAGAAGTACCAGCAGGAGAGGAACCGTAGTCAAGCTCTCCATGACCAAGTTGAGCAGATGAGAATGGAGCTCAATGTTTGCAGCACAAGTAATGGAAACTCAGCAATTACCACCACTACAAAGGTCCTGGAGAATGGCAAGGCAGAAAATGAGGAGTTTAATGTACGGGGAGGCTTCAGACAGGAGAAACCTAAATTTCTAAATAGGAGTCCTGCTGCTTCCGAACAAGTCACCTCCAAGTACAAAAGCAGAGATTCATCTCCTCAACAGAGGCGAGAAACAAAGCTGAGGAACAAAGATCTTTGTCACTCCAGAGAAAGTTCCCCAAAGACTGTACGTAGGACTCTTAGTCCAGCACATAATGTTAGAAAAGGTCAAAAGACCGGTGCTTCCAACACTTCTGACAATGGGACAAGAGATGGTAAGAAAGAGGAAAAAATTGCAAGTGCCTCATCATGTGCTCTCAGCGAAAGCAAGAAAGTTTCAGTCCTTAGTCGCTATCCTCCAGCTGCTAATGACCAAAAGTCTTGGAGGCCATCGGTCAAGCAAAATGACAGTGATTGCAAGAAGAGTCGAGTGGAGAAGTTGCCCAAGTGCCCTGGAAGTGATAATGAATCGAGCAACTCTGATGCGACACATTTAAATTCAGCCAGAGCCACTATCATTGCTTCACCTGAAAAAGGACTTGCTGAACCTGAGAGTTTAGATCAGGATACTTCTGCAGTGTTGAGTCTCTCAAAGGCAAACGGATCCTATACTGCTTATAGGTCTCATGTATCTCCATCTTTTCTGACTGATCATGGATCTGATGGCCACTCCTCAGCATCTGAAACAGAATCTACTGGCTCAAGGAAATCGGTTGGTGAACAAAGTGATCCACTAGTGTCGAGTACAAGTGGAAGAACATCGAAGTACACTAGATACTCACGACTACAAGATTCTTACTCTGATGCTTCCTCAAAGAGCCCCTTCAGTGAGGAGCAGCAGAGGCCTCTTACAGAGGAAGAGGAAGCACAGGAGACTATGCATTCTTCCTCAGGTATTGAGGTCCGCAGGGTATGCAGCCCCCGTGAATCCCTCCAGTCAAAAGCTGTCATCAAGCAAGCCATTGTTGAGATCGACAGGAAGGAAGTGATGTCAGGGGGAACCACAGAGGCTTTGACCACCAGTGGGAAACCCAAGATCTCCACTAAGCCAGTATTGACTAGCAAAATGACCAGCAGTATCACTTTCTATCCCAATGACCCCAGCTCATCTCGAACAAGCAGTCGCAGCAGTAGTTTATCAAGTGAGCCCCCTTCCAAGGAAAGGCACACTTCCACCAGTAATATTGTCATCGGCCCCAGCAGTGAACACAGGGGTAGCATCTCTATACCTTATGAAATATCTATCCCTAAGAGTGAGCTCACTCTGCGTCAAAGTGAAACTGACACCGACTTCTCTGAACCTCACAGTTACCTTGAGACTGCTCCCTTTGAGGCAACCCTCCTGTCTCAAAATAGTTTCAGCCTCCAGTCTTCTGATGCCTCAGACTTCAACAATGACATTGAGTCTGGGTTTGAGAGCAGCAGTAGCAGCACAACAGTGACCAGCTGGAGAAGCCACCCTCACAACCACCTCTCGTATGATGACAGTTTGTCAGAAATGAGAAACATCACAGTGAGGAGCACTTGGAAGAGCCGGGGAGCAGCTTCTGTGGATGAATCTGTTCAAGCACCGAGGCAAGATGGCTCAGAGGATGAGAGTGAGTCTACAAACACCTGGAGAGCATATAGGGCTACTACAGTGTTGGACACTCCATCAAACTCTAGCATGGGTGCTAACTGTGCAAATAAACCAAGCCCAGCTGAGGTATACATGCGTAGGATCAACAATTCAGCATCATCTGTTCCTGAGCCAGGACGGAGAAACAAGAAGACCCCTTCACCAGAGAGGGCTATTGCACATGAGCCTGTCAGTGCCCAGCAACTTCAACCAAGAGTCCGTAAACAACCCCTG